Proteins encoded together in one Riemerella anatipestifer window:
- the porU gene encoding type IX secretion system sortase PorU, with protein sequence MHNELLNKNILLAIVLVCNFFGAQTTQIQWQGSTELSYGTDKSVKLPSFTNKELVFDNNQIYLQNTTKVAQDESYSVINLVWEKLQDNQKFDLDASLITSEEEAEVNMQKNSFGEGFLLNLRIKVIKKEGDELKKLVSYTLKKEAKVLRLNNNSNKILSTSVTSPLASGTFYKIKVDKSGVYKITSQFLRDNGINLSSINPKNFRIYGNGGLMLPEYNQDKYYKTLQENAIEVVGEEDGRWDEEDYALFYAQGADGYAFYNRSNRKTDARLDRAIHYKNIYEGNAYYFINFDIGAGKRISTTQDTTPTTDLITEYDAYQFINEDKNNLRGIGRLWVDDAFSSAKEVTFNLTDVPSDSRVKFRTRLIAKDAQSTKITLNIGSSTFEQSVSGQGGYNSILFLSSISSDTNKVTFNYTPNISANPNAVFYLDYAEIEYKQPLRFNGSQMNFRNFGIAETSGQNYGFQISSAEAIDRVWDVSDVTNVKNKKNLNSANNLFTLAYLANSDTFNNEFVAFKLDVAYTPSFIGRIENQNLQALTDVDYLIITSSDFATEAKRLADYHTQKNGFKTAIVEPGKIYNEYSSGGQDLTAIRNFISHLKNNGRLKYVLLLGDGSYDYKNCTGSNSNIVPTYESESSLDFSNSYVTDDYFVMTSPQRSTSLSNVLPDLPIGRILAKNITEAKIGIDKTLAYYNALPNQSTPFGEWRMNMDFVVDDDRDGGAPFHDEINSALVNLFETNTSDKKEYHIRKLYLDSFSPETTAGGQRFPQITQGINTAMGNSLFLFYFGHGGLNGWAQERVLTLNEVNQFNNFSSTYSRFPLVSTITCEFTLWDDPNTPSLGEILFKLKSGGPAMMITSSRELGVSYGRRFTNSFLESIFKKENAERFYTLGDAFLMAKNNFGVHPDHLKVNMLGDPAMRLSRPAPRIVIDQIEKPTQESLRGLDFVKIKGRVNTISGDLDEAFNGKIVANIFDKIQSKKTRNNDGGLTPILNYKEEGNPIVKTSGTVKNGVFEIEFYMPKDIDFSLGDGRLLLYADNKEMDVYQSKTVKIGGINPDGIKDNEPPKIKLFMNNTNFVNGGITNENPVFLACVTDDTGINATGAGIGHDITVILDGEVINTIVLNDFYTSGEGNGCVSPSLKDYQKGIVNYPFRNLKSGEHQLVFKVWDINNNFSTASLNFVVRPQAEENLVVKRLLNWPNPFTNKTYIQFEHNCPDVLEVGVQIYTITGKLVKTLRQTVSSEPFREGFRTGRQQIEWDGTDDYGANVGKGTYIYKVFVKSTNQETCKGSSTQIEKMIILK encoded by the coding sequence ATGCACAACGAGTTACTTAATAAGAATATACTACTAGCAATAGTTTTGGTGTGTAATTTTTTTGGAGCTCAAACCACCCAGATACAATGGCAAGGTAGTACAGAACTAAGTTATGGCACGGATAAATCGGTTAAATTACCTAGTTTTACTAATAAAGAATTAGTATTTGATAATAATCAAATATACCTTCAAAATACCACAAAGGTAGCTCAAGATGAAAGTTATAGTGTTATAAATTTGGTGTGGGAAAAACTTCAAGATAACCAGAAGTTTGATTTAGATGCTTCTTTAATAACATCAGAGGAGGAAGCGGAAGTAAACATGCAAAAAAACTCCTTTGGAGAAGGTTTTCTTCTGAACTTGAGAATTAAAGTTATAAAAAAAGAAGGTGATGAGCTTAAAAAATTAGTTTCATACACTTTAAAAAAAGAGGCTAAAGTTTTAAGGCTTAATAACAATTCAAACAAGATTTTATCCACTTCGGTGACTAGTCCATTAGCTTCAGGAACTTTTTATAAAATAAAGGTAGATAAATCAGGCGTATATAAAATTACTAGTCAGTTTTTGAGGGATAATGGTATCAATCTGTCTTCCATCAATCCTAAAAATTTCAGAATATATGGTAATGGAGGGCTTATGTTACCTGAATATAATCAAGATAAGTATTATAAAACATTGCAAGAGAATGCGATAGAAGTAGTAGGCGAGGAAGATGGGCGATGGGACGAAGAAGATTATGCTCTTTTTTATGCTCAAGGTGCAGATGGTTATGCTTTTTATAACAGGAGCAATCGTAAAACGGATGCGAGACTAGATAGGGCTATCCATTATAAAAATATCTACGAAGGCAATGCTTATTATTTTATCAATTTTGACATAGGTGCTGGTAAGAGGATTAGTACAACTCAAGATACTACACCCACGACCGACCTTATTACAGAATACGATGCCTATCAGTTTATCAATGAGGATAAGAATAATCTTAGAGGGATAGGTAGATTGTGGGTAGATGATGCTTTTAGTAGTGCAAAGGAAGTTACTTTTAATCTAACGGACGTTCCTTCGGATTCTAGAGTGAAATTTAGAACAAGATTAATTGCTAAAGATGCTCAAAGTACTAAAATTACCTTAAACATAGGAAGTAGTACCTTTGAACAAAGTGTTTCTGGACAAGGTGGATATAATTCTATTTTATTCCTCTCTTCTATATCTTCAGACACTAATAAAGTAACGTTTAATTATACTCCAAATATAAGTGCTAATCCTAATGCCGTATTTTATCTAGATTATGCAGAGATAGAGTATAAGCAACCTTTAAGATTCAATGGTTCTCAAATGAATTTTAGAAATTTTGGGATAGCGGAGACTTCAGGACAAAACTATGGATTTCAAATTAGTAGTGCTGAGGCTATTGATAGAGTTTGGGATGTGTCTGATGTAACTAATGTTAAGAATAAAAAGAACCTTAACTCTGCGAATAACCTTTTTACTTTAGCTTATCTTGCTAATAGTGATACTTTTAACAATGAGTTCGTTGCCTTTAAGCTAGATGTAGCTTATACACCTAGTTTCATAGGTAGGATAGAAAATCAAAATTTACAGGCTCTTACAGATGTAGATTACCTTATTATTACAAGTTCTGATTTCGCAACAGAAGCCAAAAGATTGGCAGATTATCACACTCAAAAAAATGGATTTAAAACAGCGATTGTAGAGCCTGGCAAAATATATAACGAGTACAGTTCAGGTGGACAAGATCTTACCGCAATAAGAAACTTCATTTCTCATCTTAAAAATAATGGAAGATTAAAATATGTACTATTATTGGGAGACGGCTCTTACGACTATAAAAATTGTACAGGGAGTAATTCTAATATTGTACCCACTTATGAAAGTGAAAGCAGTTTAGATTTTAGTAATTCTTATGTTACTGATGATTATTTTGTAATGACTTCACCACAAAGAAGCACTTCTTTGAGTAATGTTTTACCTGACCTGCCTATTGGGAGAATTCTCGCTAAAAATATAACAGAAGCTAAAATAGGGATAGATAAAACTTTAGCATACTACAACGCTTTGCCTAACCAATCTACGCCTTTCGGAGAATGGCGAATGAATATGGATTTTGTTGTAGATGACGATAGAGATGGAGGGGCTCCTTTCCACGATGAAATTAATTCGGCTTTAGTTAATTTGTTTGAAACTAACACTTCAGATAAAAAGGAGTATCATATTAGAAAACTTTATTTAGATTCATTTTCTCCGGAAACTACTGCAGGAGGGCAGAGATTTCCTCAAATTACACAGGGGATTAACACAGCTATGGGGAACAGTTTATTTTTGTTCTATTTTGGGCATGGTGGACTTAATGGGTGGGCTCAAGAGAGAGTGCTTACACTTAATGAAGTTAATCAATTTAACAACTTTAGCAGTACTTATAGTCGTTTTCCACTTGTTTCTACTATTACTTGTGAGTTTACACTTTGGGACGACCCAAATACACCGTCTTTAGGAGAGATTTTATTTAAATTAAAATCGGGAGGTCCAGCCATGATGATTACTTCTAGTAGGGAGCTAGGAGTGTCTTACGGGAGAAGATTTACCAATTCATTCTTAGAGTCTATTTTCAAAAAAGAAAATGCAGAACGTTTCTACACTTTAGGAGATGCTTTTCTAATGGCGAAGAATAATTTTGGGGTTCACCCAGATCATCTAAAAGTTAATATGTTGGGAGACCCAGCAATGAGGCTTAGCCGACCTGCACCTAGAATTGTGATAGACCAAATAGAAAAACCAACTCAAGAGAGTTTAAGGGGGTTGGATTTTGTGAAAATTAAAGGTCGTGTCAATACTATTTCTGGGGATTTAGATGAGGCTTTTAATGGTAAAATAGTAGCTAACATTTTTGATAAAATACAAAGTAAAAAAACACGAAATAATGATGGTGGCCTAACACCGATACTTAATTATAAAGAAGAAGGAAATCCTATTGTTAAAACCTCAGGCACGGTTAAAAACGGAGTTTTTGAGATAGAGTTCTATATGCCTAAGGATATTGATTTTAGTTTGGGAGACGGAAGGCTACTCTTATATGCGGACAATAAAGAGATGGATGTTTACCAATCCAAAACGGTTAAAATTGGTGGTATCAATCCTGATGGTATTAAGGATAATGAACCTCCTAAGATTAAACTTTTTATGAATAATACCAATTTCGTTAATGGAGGTATCACAAATGAAAATCCTGTATTTTTGGCTTGTGTTACAGATGATACAGGGATTAACGCCACAGGAGCTGGTATAGGACACGATATTACAGTAATTTTAGATGGAGAAGTTATCAATACCATTGTTCTTAATGACTTCTATACTTCGGGGGAGGGAAATGGTTGTGTGAGTCCTAGTCTTAAAGATTATCAGAAGGGAATTGTAAATTATCCTTTTAGGAATTTAAAATCGGGAGAACATCAATTGGTATTTAAAGTTTGGGATATTAACAATAATTTCTCAACAGCATCGTTAAACTTTGTAGTGAGACCTCAGGCGGAGGAGAATTTAGTAGTAAAAAGATTGTTAAATTGGCCAAATCCATTTACTAATAAAACCTATATTCAGTTTGAACATAATTGTCCTGATGTTTTAGAAGTAGGAGTTCAGATTTATACCATTACAGGGAAACTTGTTAAAACCCTACGCCAGACTGTAAGTTCGGAGCCTTTTAGAGAAGGATTTAGGACAGGAAGACAACAAATAGAATGGGATGGAACAGATGATTATGGTGCAAATGTGGGAAAAGGTACTTATATTTACAAAGTTTTTGTAAAAAGTACCAATCAGGAGACTTGTAAAGGTTCTTCTACTCAAATAGAAAAAATGATAATATTAAAATAA
- the gldJ gene encoding gliding motility lipoprotein GldJ has translation MKKLKLFSLCVLGSSLTLISCGSGNTKKGGGSGKTTSLTGWKENDQKGWFFSGKEEKQKGQPGMVFVQGGTFTMGLVKDDVMHDWNNTPRRMQVSSFFIGETEVTNYDYRNYVTWLKFVFPSSDPSFKDIYKGALPDTLVWNNELSRNDYSETYFRSPAYNNYPVVGVSWLQANRYCEWLTDRVGERILMDQGVISKDLYTNESNNQGQSSFTLDKYKANDPEMQSYINEQRLKQKSGIKTTNSRILAANRGNGSAVVTKYRLPTEVEWEFAALGLQKNREYNLYTGKTPEIDKLRGNKGRNRGMFLENFKYGRGDYSGTSGWNNDGSPTTADVRQYPSNDLGIYGMYGNVAEWTADVYRPIIDDEASDFNYYRGNVYKQVVKNSDGTFSKVDGNNIKYDTLADGRRVYRGLPGQYEREVVDDKRNFRDGDFMSSLGAGNGRELDSAASKEFNMYNSSKRRFFVDAKGKVILEKDKKFRTSNVSNSSRVVKGGSWKDTAYWLDPGQRRYRDEARAYGWVGFRVAQDAKDNMNKRSKR, from the coding sequence ATGAAAAAACTAAAGTTATTTTCATTATGTGTTTTAGGTTCATCTTTAACCTTAATTAGTTGTGGTAGTGGCAACACCAAAAAAGGAGGAGGTTCAGGTAAAACTACAAGCCTTACAGGCTGGAAAGAAAACGACCAAAAAGGTTGGTTCTTCTCTGGAAAAGAAGAAAAACAGAAAGGACAACCAGGAATGGTATTCGTACAAGGCGGTACTTTTACTATGGGATTAGTGAAAGATGATGTGATGCACGACTGGAACAACACTCCTAGAAGAATGCAAGTAAGCTCTTTCTTTATTGGCGAAACCGAAGTTACCAATTACGATTACCGTAACTATGTAACTTGGTTAAAGTTTGTTTTCCCTTCTTCTGACCCTAGTTTCAAAGATATTTATAAAGGAGCTCTGCCTGACACTTTAGTTTGGAATAACGAACTATCTAGAAATGATTATTCAGAAACTTATTTTCGTTCTCCAGCCTATAACAATTATCCTGTAGTTGGGGTATCTTGGTTACAAGCTAACAGGTATTGTGAATGGCTAACGGACAGAGTTGGAGAAAGAATACTAATGGATCAAGGAGTTATTTCTAAAGATTTATATACCAACGAAAGTAATAACCAAGGGCAATCCTCTTTTACATTAGACAAGTATAAAGCGAACGACCCTGAAATGCAGAGTTATATCAATGAGCAAAGACTTAAACAAAAGTCTGGCATCAAAACAACTAACTCTAGGATTTTAGCTGCCAACAGAGGTAATGGTTCTGCGGTAGTTACCAAATATCGTCTCCCTACTGAGGTAGAATGGGAATTTGCTGCTCTAGGTTTACAAAAGAACAGAGAGTATAATCTTTATACAGGGAAAACTCCAGAAATTGATAAACTAAGAGGCAACAAAGGTAGAAACAGAGGTATGTTCCTTGAGAACTTTAAATATGGTCGAGGAGACTATTCGGGAACTTCGGGTTGGAATAACGACGGCTCACCTACCACTGCTGATGTAAGACAGTATCCTTCTAACGACTTAGGTATTTATGGTATGTATGGCAATGTAGCTGAATGGACAGCCGATGTTTACAGACCAATTATAGACGATGAAGCTAGTGATTTTAACTATTACAGAGGTAATGTTTATAAGCAAGTAGTTAAAAATAGTGATGGCACCTTCTCTAAAGTTGATGGTAACAATATAAAATATGATACTTTAGCAGATGGCAGAAGAGTCTATAGAGGCTTACCAGGACAATATGAAAGAGAAGTTGTTGACGATAAAAGAAACTTCCGTGATGGAGATTTCATGTCTTCTCTAGGTGCTGGAAACGGAAGAGAACTTGACAGTGCTGCATCTAAAGAGTTTAATATGTATAATTCTTCTAAGAGAAGATTCTTTGTAGATGCTAAAGGGAAAGTTATCCTAGAGAAAGATAAAAAGTTTAGAACATCTAACGTTTCTAATAGCTCTAGAGTGGTTAAAGGTGGTTCATGGAAAGATACCGCATATTGGCTAGACCCAGGGCAAAGAAGATATAGAGATGAAGCAAGAGCTTACGGCTGGGTAGGCTTCCGTGTAGCACAAGATGCTAAAGACAATATGAACAAAAGAAGTAAAAGATAA
- a CDS encoding UDP-N-acetylmuramoyl-tripeptide--D-alanyl-D-alanine ligase translates to MNIEQFYPIYLKSNKVSIDSRTIAEGDLFFAFSGENFNAATLAEDAINKRALAVIVEQKEYENISKNIFYVPSTLKFLQELSTFHRNKLNIPIIALTGSNGKTTSKELIAAVLSKKYKVQFTKGNLNNHIGVPLTLLSIKPEHEITVVEMGANHQKEIELLCQIAQPDYGYITNFGKAHLEGFGGVEGVIKGKSELYDYLKKENKQILVNANDTIQVEKTKDYSKTICFGTPQSDYDFQLFYDNQRVGLIFESEEIISQLTGAYNFTNISAAVTLGLYFGIDKNLIKEAIQEYTPTNMRSQIMQKGDKILVLDTYNANPSSMAVSLENFALFNGSKTVIIGDMLELGDASEEEHKTILQKAQSLNFDKIITVGKHFSSVNTQGTAFLNTQQLSEYLKNQPLTTKNILLKGSRGIALEKILDDIV, encoded by the coding sequence ATGAATATAGAACAGTTTTATCCAATATATTTAAAAAGCAATAAAGTTTCCATTGATAGTAGAACTATTGCTGAAGGTGATTTATTTTTTGCTTTTTCTGGTGAGAATTTCAATGCGGCAACATTAGCAGAAGACGCTATTAACAAAAGAGCTTTAGCCGTGATAGTAGAACAAAAGGAGTACGAAAATATCAGTAAAAATATTTTTTATGTTCCTTCTACTTTAAAATTTTTACAAGAATTATCTACCTTTCATAGAAATAAACTTAACATTCCTATTATTGCTCTTACAGGAAGTAATGGAAAAACCACTTCTAAAGAGCTCATAGCTGCAGTATTATCTAAGAAATACAAGGTACAATTTACTAAAGGTAATCTTAATAACCATATAGGCGTTCCTCTTACTCTACTTTCTATAAAGCCGGAGCATGAAATTACTGTAGTAGAAATGGGGGCTAATCATCAAAAAGAAATCGAACTTTTATGTCAAATAGCTCAGCCCGACTATGGCTATATTACCAATTTTGGAAAGGCTCACCTTGAGGGCTTTGGAGGTGTAGAAGGTGTTATCAAAGGAAAATCAGAGTTGTATGATTATCTTAAAAAAGAAAATAAACAAATCTTAGTTAATGCCAACGATACCATACAAGTGGAAAAAACAAAAGACTACTCTAAAACCATTTGTTTTGGAACACCTCAATCTGATTATGATTTCCAGTTATTCTATGATAATCAAAGGGTAGGACTTATTTTTGAAAGCGAAGAAATAATTTCACAACTTACTGGAGCTTATAACTTTACTAATATATCAGCAGCTGTAACTCTAGGACTATATTTTGGTATTGACAAAAATCTTATTAAAGAGGCCATACAAGAGTACACTCCTACCAATATGCGTTCTCAAATTATGCAAAAAGGAGATAAAATTTTAGTATTAGACACTTACAATGCTAATCCTAGTAGTATGGCAGTTTCTTTAGAGAATTTTGCTTTGTTTAATGGTAGTAAAACCGTAATCATTGGGGATATGTTAGAGCTAGGCGATGCTTCCGAGGAAGAACACAAAACTATTCTTCAAAAAGCACAATCTCTCAATTTTGATAAAATTATTACCGTTGGGAAACATTTCTCTAGTGTAAATACACAAGGTACAGCATTTCTTAACACTCAACAACTCTCCGAATATCTTAAAAATCAACCTTTAACCACTAAAAATATTCTCTTAAAAGGCTCAAGAGGTATTGCCTTAGAAAAAATATTAGACGATATTGTTTAA
- a CDS encoding NUDIX hydrolase — protein sequence MYKVFINEKRLIISNQPESTEHNIIFTDEKNIEEGIELLEKTSAREVCVYASNIDKLWKCFKSLFHIVEAAGGLVANKEGKILFIHRLGKWDLPKGKLEKGEGVKEAAVREVEEETGITDLELLDFLQETYHIYTEKKKRILKRTYWFTMKYNGSEVPSPQIEEGISKVEWKSHKEIQEYIYPQTFKNIQLLINLYFRLNNIV from the coding sequence ATGTATAAAGTTTTTATCAATGAAAAAAGATTAATCATCAGTAATCAACCCGAAAGTACGGAGCATAACATAATATTTACTGATGAGAAAAATATAGAAGAGGGGATAGAGCTACTAGAAAAAACTTCAGCAAGAGAGGTTTGTGTTTACGCCTCTAATATAGATAAGCTGTGGAAGTGTTTTAAATCTTTATTTCATATTGTAGAAGCGGCAGGAGGTTTGGTAGCGAATAAAGAGGGCAAAATTTTATTTATACATAGACTAGGGAAGTGGGATTTGCCTAAAGGTAAACTAGAGAAAGGCGAAGGTGTAAAAGAAGCGGCTGTAAGAGAGGTAGAAGAAGAAACAGGGATTACAGACTTAGAACTGTTAGATTTCTTACAAGAAACTTATCACATCTATACCGAAAAAAAGAAAAGAATACTCAAGAGAACCTATTGGTTTACTATGAAATACAATGGCTCCGAAGTGCCTTCTCCACAGATAGAAGAAGGCATCAGCAAAGTAGAATGGAAGTCTCATAAGGAAATCCAAGAATACATTTATCCTCAAACATTTAAGAATATACAGCTACTAATTAACCTTTATTTTAGATTAAACAATATCGTCTAA
- a CDS encoding orotate phosphoribosyltransferase, whose amino-acid sequence MNLEGRKIIVNKSAKQLSEMLKRPEDYKELMPEGLKKFETVADGFKFGLKGMPEIALKIDKVKEGEKVVLKSASSSLDFGLTGMMNAINENQTEVQLLFEGKFNPFIKMMVEKPLQNFINNLTDKIEQL is encoded by the coding sequence ATGAATTTAGAAGGAAGAAAAATTATCGTAAATAAATCGGCAAAACAGCTATCTGAAATGTTGAAACGCCCAGAAGATTACAAAGAACTAATGCCTGAGGGATTAAAAAAGTTTGAAACCGTAGCTGATGGTTTTAAGTTCGGGCTTAAAGGTATGCCAGAAATCGCCCTTAAAATAGACAAAGTAAAAGAAGGCGAAAAAGTAGTATTAAAGTCTGCTAGTTCTAGCTTAGATTTTGGTCTTACAGGAATGATGAACGCTATCAACGAAAACCAAACAGAAGTTCAGCTTTTATTTGAAGGAAAATTTAATCCTTTTATCAAAATGATGGTAGAGAAGCCACTTCAAAACTTCATCAATAACTTAACAGATAAGATAGAACAGTTATAA
- a CDS encoding ATP-binding protein: MNWEAVIGQNKIKQTLLESIDNNRVSHAQLFLGENGYGTLALALAYAQEILKRENEKAATKVEHLNHLDVHFSFPVFRDDKGKSVSSFFFDTWREMMLKNPYSEHHDWVNQLNAENKQLYISVDEILDKSEKFSLKSFEGGTKILIIWNADKMREDAANKFLKFLEEPTEKTIIILTANSSEVMLQTILSRCQIIQVPRIEEQDLEESIRLLTSDEDKIKEVLHQAQGNYNTALKLITAENSDEEYENYFIQWVRLAFQAKKNPKVLKDLIIWAKNISEWNREKQKNFLEYCAEMFRLAMLQNYGVQNLVYKRLMKNNFNWEAFSNFIHGANIEDILSEISDADYHLSRNANAKILWTDMGIKLTRYIHKSSS, translated from the coding sequence ATGAATTGGGAAGCGGTTATTGGTCAAAATAAAATTAAGCAAACTCTACTAGAAAGCATTGATAATAATAGAGTAAGCCATGCTCAATTATTTTTGGGAGAAAATGGCTACGGGACTTTAGCTCTAGCTCTAGCCTACGCCCAAGAAATCTTAAAAAGAGAAAATGAAAAAGCCGCTACCAAAGTGGAGCATCTTAATCATTTAGATGTTCATTTTAGTTTTCCTGTGTTTAGAGATGATAAAGGGAAATCTGTAAGTAGTTTTTTCTTTGACACTTGGCGAGAGATGATGCTTAAAAACCCTTACTCCGAGCATCACGACTGGGTAAACCAACTAAATGCTGAAAACAAACAACTCTATATTTCTGTAGATGAAATTCTAGATAAAAGCGAAAAGTTTAGCCTTAAAAGTTTTGAAGGTGGCACCAAAATACTCATCATTTGGAACGCTGATAAAATGCGTGAAGACGCGGCAAACAAATTCCTTAAATTTCTAGAAGAACCGACTGAAAAAACCATTATTATCCTTACAGCCAACTCTTCGGAGGTGATGCTCCAAACGATACTTTCTCGTTGCCAAATCATTCAGGTTCCTAGGATTGAAGAACAAGATTTAGAGGAAAGCATTAGACTCCTTACCTCTGACGAAGATAAAATTAAAGAAGTCTTACACCAAGCTCAAGGCAACTATAATACAGCCTTAAAACTCATTACCGCAGAAAATTCTGACGAGGAGTATGAAAACTATTTTATACAATGGGTAAGATTAGCCTTCCAAGCGAAGAAAAATCCTAAAGTATTAAAAGACCTCATTATTTGGGCTAAAAACATTTCCGAATGGAACAGAGAGAAACAAAAAAACTTCTTAGAATACTGTGCCGAAATGTTTCGCTTGGCAATGTTACAGAATTATGGTGTTCAAAATTTAGTTTATAAAAGACTAATGAAAAACAATTTTAATTGGGAAGCTTTTTCTAACTTTATCCACGGTGCAAATATAGAAGATATCCTTTCTGAGATTTCTGATGCGGACTATCACCTTAGCAGAAATGCCAACGCTAAAATTCTATGGACGGATATGGGAATTAAACTAACAAGGTACATTCATAAAAGTAGTTCTTAA
- the purN gene encoding phosphoribosylglycinamide formyltransferase, with product MKNIVVLVSGSGSNLQRLIEAIENEEISNAQISMVVADRDCYGLERARKYGIETLLIKRGQNFSSELKERLSDDVDLIVLAGFLSIIKSPLTEDYQGKMVNLHPSLLPKFGGKGMWGMNVHKAVLEAGEKETGATVHFVTSGIDEGDIILQDKVEITPNDTAESIVAKVHEIEYKILPKAVEMLLK from the coding sequence ATGAAAAATATTGTAGTTCTAGTTTCTGGTTCGGGGAGTAACCTCCAAAGACTTATAGAAGCAATAGAAAATGAAGAGATTAGCAATGCTCAAATAAGTATGGTGGTTGCAGATAGAGATTGCTATGGTTTAGAACGAGCTCGTAAATACGGAATAGAAACTTTACTGATTAAAAGAGGGCAAAACTTTTCTTCTGAATTAAAAGAGCGACTTTCTGATGATGTTGATTTAATTGTTCTAGCGGGTTTTCTGTCTATCATAAAATCGCCATTAACCGAAGATTATCAAGGTAAAATGGTTAATTTACACCCCTCATTATTACCAAAATTCGGAGGTAAAGGTATGTGGGGAATGAATGTTCATAAAGCTGTATTAGAAGCAGGAGAGAAGGAAACGGGTGCTACGGTACATTTTGTAACCTCTGGAATAGACGAAGGAGACATTATCTTACAAGATAAAGTTGAAATAACTCCTAATGACACGGCAGAAAGTATCGTTGCTAAAGTACATGAGATAGAATATAAAATCCTACCAAAAGCAGTAGAGATGTTATTGAAATAA
- the purM gene encoding phosphoribosylformylglycinamidine cyclo-ligase: MSNTYKSAGVDKEEGYKTVDKIKSAVAETHNKNVLNNLGSFGAFYEISNYKNPVLVSGTDGVGTKLKIALDTKQYSSIGIDCFAMCANDILCHGAQPLFFLDYLACGKLDADVAAEIVLGMVKACKDNNCALIGGETAEMPGMYQVGDYDVAGFCVGVVEKDQIIDGSKIEKGQTIIAFPSSGFHSNGFSLVRKVFPDFYEEFNGEPIYKTLLEPTRLYYQPIHKLMKEVDLKGIAHITGGGLIENVPRIIPDGLCAKIDTSRIKIPEIMLELEKRGGVERMEMFGTFNMGVGMIVVVDSADKDKVLSLVEDAYEIGVIEEHSEKIVLH, translated from the coding sequence ATGAGTAATACTTACAAATCTGCTGGTGTAGATAAGGAAGAAGGGTACAAAACCGTAGATAAAATAAAATCTGCCGTAGCTGAAACTCACAACAAAAATGTACTTAATAATTTAGGGAGTTTTGGTGCATTTTATGAAATTTCTAACTATAAAAATCCTGTTTTAGTAAGTGGTACAGATGGGGTAGGAACAAAACTAAAAATCGCTTTAGATACCAAACAGTATTCATCTATAGGGATAGATTGTTTTGCGATGTGTGCCAATGATATTTTGTGTCATGGCGCTCAGCCTTTGTTCTTTTTAGACTATTTGGCTTGCGGAAAGTTAGATGCAGATGTAGCCGCAGAAATAGTTTTAGGAATGGTAAAGGCTTGTAAGGATAACAATTGTGCTTTGATTGGTGGTGAAACTGCGGAAATGCCCGGTATGTACCAAGTAGGCGATTATGATGTAGCAGGTTTTTGTGTAGGAGTTGTAGAGAAAGACCAAATTATAGATGGTTCTAAAATTGAAAAAGGTCAGACCATTATTGCTTTTCCAAGTTCTGGTTTCCATTCTAACGGTTTTTCTTTAGTGAGAAAAGTCTTCCCTGATTTTTATGAAGAGTTCAATGGAGAGCCTATTTATAAGACTCTTTTAGAACCTACAAGGTTATACTATCAGCCTATTCATAAACTAATGAAAGAGGTAGATTTAAAAGGAATTGCACACATTACAGGTGGCGGACTTATAGAGAATGTTCCTAGAATTATCCCTGATGGATTATGTGCTAAAATAGATACCTCAAGAATAAAAATCCCTGAAATTATGCTAGAATTAGAGAAAAGAGGTGGTGTGGAAAGAATGGAAATGTTCGGCACATTCAATATGGGAGTGGGTATGATAGTTGTGGTAGATTCAGCGGATAAAGATAAGGTATTATCCCTTGTTGAAGATGCTTATGAGATAGGAGTTATAGAGGAACACTCAGAGAAAATTGTACTACACTAA